The following proteins are encoded in a genomic region of Planococcus lenghuensis:
- the lexA gene encoding transcriptional repressor LexA, giving the protein MKKVSKRQEDILTFIKEEVRAKGYPPSVREIGEAVGLASSSTVHGHLARLESKGLIRRDPTKPRAIEVISPEDTFIERSPVLHVPLIGKVTAGLPITAIENVEEYFPLPQSYGADDDHIFMLEIVGNSMIEAGILDGDYVIVRQQQTADNGDIVVAMTAENEATVKRFFKEDTYFRLQPENSSMDPIIVEDVSILGKVTGVYRHIH; this is encoded by the coding sequence GTGAAGAAGGTATCAAAACGTCAGGAAGATATTTTGACGTTCATCAAAGAAGAAGTTCGCGCAAAAGGATATCCGCCTTCGGTGCGGGAAATCGGGGAAGCCGTCGGTCTTGCCTCCAGTTCGACCGTCCACGGACATCTGGCACGGCTTGAAAGCAAAGGGCTGATCCGCCGCGACCCGACAAAACCGCGGGCGATAGAAGTGATCAGTCCGGAAGACACATTCATTGAACGGAGCCCCGTTCTGCATGTTCCGCTTATCGGGAAAGTCACAGCCGGCCTGCCGATTACTGCCATTGAAAACGTTGAAGAATACTTCCCGCTCCCTCAATCATACGGCGCGGATGATGACCACATTTTCATGCTGGAAATCGTCGGTAACAGTATGATCGAAGCTGGGATCCTGGATGGTGATTATGTCATCGTGCGACAGCAGCAGACAGCTGATAACGGCGATATCGTCGTAGCCATGACAGCGGAAAACGAAGCTACAGTGAAACGGTTCTTTAAAGAAGACACATATTTCCGCCTGCAGCCGGAAAATTCCTCAATGGATCCGATCATTGTAGAAGACGTATCCATTCTGGGGAAAGTCACAGGCGTATATCGCCACATACATTAA
- the yneA gene encoding cell division suppressor protein YneA, with amino-acid sequence MTIIQRNTYVVIFLLFILLLSLFAIFAGEAGEVKVSHVQIEKGDSLWSLAEELGGDQPQEQWISEIMKMNNLRTAQIKAGDTLLVPQEQLEFTPDATQFAGEAK; translated from the coding sequence ATGACGATCATTCAACGCAATACATACGTAGTTATCTTTCTTCTATTCATCCTGCTGTTGAGCTTGTTCGCAATTTTTGCGGGGGAAGCCGGCGAAGTGAAAGTGAGCCATGTCCAAATTGAGAAAGGGGATTCGTTATGGTCGCTGGCTGAAGAGCTTGGTGGCGACCAACCCCAGGAACAATGGATCAGTGAAATCATGAAGATGAATAATTTGCGGACGGCGCAGATTAAAGCGGGAGATACGCTCCTTGTCCCCCAGGAGCAGCTTGAATTTACGCCGGATGCTACGCAATTTGCAGGTGAAGCCAAATGA